The DNA sequence CTGTTCAGCTTCTTGCAGTTGTTTGATCTCTTCTTTCAGGTTCCCCTGGGAAAAAACATCCGCAGAGACTAAAAGTTAATTCTTAAAACATTGGAATAACTGGTACCTTAGAGgcatagaaaaacacatttagcacatctttaaaaaaactttcttgTCCTGATATAAATAAAGTGGTTGCACTCGAGAAAGTACGAATAGACTTCTTTAAAAGGCAACAGAAAGGCCACGTTCTTATTGTCACACTTAGTGGAACGTGTGAATTGATAATGAGAGTATTCGTCTGCTGGAGGCTTCAGTGTGAATTCAACTATAATTGAGTTTATGCATCCACTATAAATTACTTTGTAACTAGTTAGTTAACCTCAGAGAAAAAGTCAAGTATTACTTGTTTgcacataaaaataatttaaaaaaattaacccTCAATCTTCCATCCTCCACATTCAGACTCTGAAAAACTGGATAACTGTAAGTAGGCTGCAAGAATTAACTGACTAGTTGTCAATGATTTAGATTTTATTCTGACAAATCGACATTCAGCTTAGTCCAGCAAGAGTCAAAGATTTCAGACATTGGTTGAAGATACAGCATAATTTTTTAGAATTGAAATAATGCCTGTCTGCTCAGTTATCCCTACATGTCACACacagttctttgtacttaatattGTGTTCTTTCATTTCAGTTTGAACGTGCTAAAGCACAACTGCCTAAAAAGCAAACACTTTAACTGTCAAAATGTGGTCTAAACTGTGTGACTCCATGAAGTCGACACTCACCCTGAGCTCCTTCTCTGCCTCTCTGATGCTGATGCAGACGTGGTCGCGGTGGGCGCCGATGACGGTACaaacagtgcacacacacactgaacactgCCGGCAGTAGATCCGGTTTATCTCCTGGTGCTCCTGGCACCTCCAGAGAGAAATGTCCTCCACAGGAGCAACCAGGGTGTGATTCTGGAAGACAGGGGAGTCCAAATGAGGGCGCAGGTGCTCTGTACACATGGAGGCTCCACACACCAGGCAGGTCTTCACTGCAGACTGATACCCAGTTTTAGGGCAATAATGACAGGGCACAGGGCTGTTAGTTTTGTTCTCTGGCCTGGAGAACAAGCCAACACCACTTGGGGATCCTGAAGCAGCCAGAGGACTTTTACTGAATATCAAAGGTGCCTTGCCGGCATGATGTACAGGAGATGCATTCGCTTCTGGGACTGAGAACCCAGGAGAGTTGACAGATGAGGCAGGTTTCTTTAGCAGTGCAGGAACTCCTGTCACTTCTGTGTCTTTCTTGTTGTTTGCAAGAGGAGGTGATTCACATAAATCTACTTCATCTGAGCTGTCGGATTCATCCAGCAAGACGATTTCCTCTGGTTTACTCTTGCTCTGCTGAACTGGGATGTCTTGTGGCCCATCACTTGCAGGTACTGCCTTGCTGTCAGAGTTCTCGCTGGAAGACGCACCATCACCACGTTCACactgtgctgctgctttgtTGGATGTGTCCACATCTGTCGACTGCCCAGGTTTATTTAACAGGGAATTGGTAGGACTCTCCCTGTTGGGGGACTGACTACGGGGAGACTCCACAGTTGCCCGCTTTGTATCAGGTTGCTCAGGAACAGGTGTGTTGGCCTTTCTCTTCCCGAGGAGTCGGCTGGTCAGTGATGGCCTCCTCAGTGTCGAGTCAAATCTAGTTTGTTCATCATTACTGGATGTGTCTGTAAAAGAGACAATACAAACTTAGCAAATTTGGTCAGGTGGAAAGGTAACTCATCACTTTTATAGCAATACTCCATATCAACACTGCAGGCTACCGTCTATATTAGCTTTTTTTGGACttgtgtgactttttgtgtTGACTGTGTAAGCTCACTTAGGATAGCTAGAAAGAAAAAGTTTTCAGCTTTACAGCTGTGATCCAAAATCAATGCTTGAATCTATGTTGCTTAATTCATAAGCAGtgaaatacaaatgatataCTATGTAGGTAATGTTCATTTACTGTATGGgtaaatatataattgagggacccTGAAATCCaaggatatatcttgcatacatttttattaaaagtaaaaaaaacaatgttttttatgttcaatatgatcatgtctttagaaatttcataattatttattatggaaacaatcacttactaattaaaaatgactggatatcactaaaatgtcagctaaataaccatctgaatttaataacaaccaccttttAATTAgctgaacaataataaaatgaccttattcaaaaattgttttcattgtgtttttcttttattaagttgagataatcatgacagatatttattttttgtgcaatATATCAAATTGTACATGggaaataacaaattgtatctgtgtccgagaaatcattttcaactaagttacccattacaaaaacacctctcaaggaagtgtatTGATTCAATGCAATTTCCTGCTGAAggaaagactggcaagactccaaggtatgttctttctcctctttcttagttatttaatataaagtagtgtgtgagtcaagtgtagatttattgcatgtcaacaggtttactacaatagcTTGATAAATAACTttgtttcaattttactcaattgtttatgtaacattttaaaagaatctttctctaaaatgccatgtggtgtttggttataggcagccctgtcaattttaggcctgaaaacagcaaaaatgtcaactatgatacctgtcagctatgctacaaaaagtcccgcaataatatattgacccatatgtTAAACACAGGAAAGCTGCATAAGCCCCTGACACACGTTTTAGTTACACTTTGACCTTCTTTGACTGTTtgcttaataaaaagaaaacaaacacaggccCCGAAATGACACTTTGAGTTTGAGTCTCTGACCCCTGacactgtacacaaacacagaacactgctaccaataaattacacaacagCTTTTTAACCCGTTAACATTCACCAGTCCAAATACCaaaagctgctttatttttgatggcaTTAGCCCCAATTATAGAGGTTTTGAAACCCCAAAGCCTCATAATTCAAACTAAGTCTAAACTATTTTAAGAAACCAATACCACAGCAGCAATAGTAGCCACAGTATGAGTTACCTACTTTGTAGTAAGAGTGCACATACAGCAAAACAGTGGCTTCTTACTGTCTCTGTGATCTATAGAGGCACAAACTTATTGAATCACTATGTGCTGGGCACTCTTAACTGTAAAAGTccacaaaataaaacttcttCCAAGCTTTTAgcctatttttttcagtaaaatgttcAGGGGTTGTTTATGCTGCACATTTATCAATATACACTCTGTGGCTCAGATTCGGTTAATAGCCACAAGGCATGTATTTTGAAGTGTCTGAACAAATGTTTCATCTGTCATGACTCTGGTTTTACAATTTCGTGCCTCATCCTTgagtatttcaattttaagtgACTTCATGActgaaaaagatttaaaatattaattatgtGAGTAAAATGGCACTTTTATAAACAAAGGTTTACATAGTGCTTTGACAGACAACACAAAAGCAGGATCCCCAGAAAGCAACATGACAACAATtaagaaaaagttaaaatgacAAGACTACAAATGCTAAAAGTCAATattaataaacacaacaaaatgttttaaaacaaaacaaaaaacaccttactGTACTTTCCGGTAGAAAAGCAAGACCGCCATTATAAATTTTAagaacaagtttaaatattattcAGTATAAGTCATTATGTACTTTAGCCAGAGTGAtggaaaatatcacagttaaGACCCTGCAATATTATATCAATTACACATTTACCAGACTAATTTTAACATTCAGGGTAAGACTGTACAAtaatatttattacagaaatttACCCAATTTATCTAAATATTAAGGAGAAGATCTACAACATTATGTAAACTACAAATTTACccaatttatttaaatattaagaagaacacaatatattattatatactcTAACAAATTACCTGACCAATTTGAAAATAAGACGGAAATGTACTCTGCCACATTTATTCTAATGATATAGTTACTCTaagttttcacatttcaaaacaaaatatataaacaacaaaaaacaataacaacaaagaggacatgctgcaaaataaaatactaattttaaaaaacactgtcaAAGATTAAGCTAGCTGTTTGGCTTGGGAcattggttaaaaaaagaaaaaaagttgtatAGTTGTCTATGACTTGTTCCAGTAAAGCATTCAAATTGAGCTACAACACATTATGCTCACTATtaaaaacgtcatcatatatCCTCATTCATCAATCACTGGGGACATTATTGTGAATATCAAGACACTGTAAGGAAGttttcctaaaaatatttacttgTATACTTCCACGCAGGAAGAATTTCTTAAGAAGGACTTTAAATTTGATGGTATTTTGACCTTCTCCAAACTGACAGTAGCATCTTTTCTTTGGAGTAAGTCCAGTCTAGTCGACATTTCTTTCGGTGCTACAAGAAAAATGAAGCTAGTTAATTAGCTAAAATAACCAATTAGCTACAGAAAATGTTAGCTTGCATTAGAAACCACTTATTACAGCGTGATTACCTTGTTGCTGTTTCACATCCGCTCGTTACTAGCATGGTAGCAGGACGCTTTTAACGttagctaagttagctagcaCCAGTTACCTTCAGTGCACTTTAATTAAACGCTACTTTCTGTCCGGTTACTGGTCCGCCGTTACCGGGGTTAAGCTGTACCTGTGGAGCTGCGAGGCTGCGTCCGTCGGCTCGCAGCAGGCAGCCGGATGAGGCTGCTGTCAAACGGCAGACTCTGGTACACCGTATTACACCTCGACAGCGGGCAGTGGTAGGGCCCCGACGGCGTGATGCTCCACAAGTCCCCGATACACCGCTGGCAGAACCGGTGGTTACACTTCAGGGTGACGGGCTCCCCGGTCTGCACGTTGCAGACGGGGCACATCGCGGGGGTCTCCAGCGACGCTCCCATTTTGTTTTGGCTGATGTTTAGTTTCTGTTTCCGCGATGACAATCAGCAGAGGAGGAGCCACAGATTTGAATCCTGCTCCGCCTCCCACTGACTGGGCCTTAAAGCTGCAAAGCCCCGGTGGAGAAAACACACTGGGTATGCAGGAAACAATGCAAAAACCGAGGAGATCTGCACTCTGTATGGGTCATTACAGAAttagaggacatttgggcttcaaaatttctGTTATACATATTCCTGCtccatatttatcagtaataGGGtgaatatataattgcaggactttttgtaacatagttcacaggtatcatagttaacatttttgctgttttcaggcctaaaatcaacatagccgcctataaccaaacaccacctggcatttttacagaaagattcctctatatattatatacataactgagtaaaattgaaattgaaagttatttataaagatattgtagtaaacctgttgacatgcgataaatccacacttgactcacacactactttatattaaataactcagaaagccttggagtcttttcttcaggaggaaatgacgtcatgtggagcaggtcatgtgatctggaattaacacacttcctcgggaggtgtttttgtaatgggtaacttagttgaaagtgatttctcagacacagatataatttgttattttccatatagaATTTGATagattgccaaaaaataaatatctgtcatgattatctcaatataaaaaaaacagtcaaagccatttttgaataagctcattttattattgtttagctaattagaaggtggttgttaaatttggatggttatttagttgacattttagtgatatccagttatttttaattaataagtgattgtttccataatcaATAATTATGGGaattgtaaagacatgatcatattgagcacaaaaaaacattttttttaacttaaaatgtatgcaaaaaatatcccatggacttcaaaagcccCTCAATTACATACCCAATAGGTaaaaaactatcaaaggcttgactggctcagcttacacatcaaggGTAAAActtttattgcatgttttatt is a window from the Amphiprion ocellaris isolate individual 3 ecotype Okinawa chromosome 3, ASM2253959v1, whole genome shotgun sequence genome containing:
- the si:dkey-29p10.4 gene encoding tripartite motif-containing protein 14, with product MGASLETPAMCPVCNVQTGEPVTLKCNHRFCQRCIGDLWSITPSGPYHCPLSRCNTVYQSLPFDSSLIRLPAASRRTQPRSSTDTSSNDEQTRFDSTLRRPSLTSRLLGKRKANTPVPEQPDTKRATVESPRSQSPNRESPTNSLLNKPGQSTDVDTSNKAAAQCERGDGASSSENSDSKAVPASDGPQDIPVQQSKSKPEEIVLLDESDSSDEVDLCESPPLANNKKDTEVTGVPALLKKPASSVNSPGFSVPEANASPVHHAGKAPLIFSKSPLAASGSPSGVGLFSRPENKTNSPVPCHYCPKTGYQSAVKTCLVCGASMCTEHLRPHLDSPVFQNHTLVAPVEDISLWRCQEHQEINRIYCRQCSVCVCTVCTVIGAHRDHVCISIREAEKELRGNLKEEIKQLQEAEQQVKNRVTELTQKKETFRVVLSDARKGVKQQYGAIREALEQEEQSALQCVTKEESKVLGGLEEKLGHLRSSLQSIQQGLHTLEGLADAKGDTRIQDQAFIMEYSKIGQLDMRSCVGQFEAPEEVDRARLQCLQRWTEKRLDTVVITMPGKDRDLYRLLYGTTPSLDTDTAHPKLQVSDNNRRVTYSEAQQAYTEHEARFSSFPQILASGALEGGRWYWEANVSVDDGRWKVGLCEGQIERKSQKDSARLGFNSYSWCLACDKKKVEALHNKITAPVDADGLQRVGVYLDFEEGILSFFNVTPGGSLALMHSFKHSFSGPLYPAFSVSKTQLAICDLFQS